The Harpia harpyja isolate bHarHar1 chromosome 10, bHarHar1 primary haplotype, whole genome shotgun sequence genome includes a region encoding these proteins:
- the ADO gene encoding 2-aminoethanethiol dioxygenase, whose product MPRDNMASLIQRVARQARITFRSPAGPAFGENLHRLQQLLDEVRAEDLHLAPRGPAAAAAAAGGGLPWAGVVPPVSYMHICETESFSMGVFLLRSGACIPLHDHPGMNGMLKVLYGTLRIACMDTLPPAAAAPPPAAGPCHRALFRSRQHYTPASPPCLLSPHTDNLHQIDAVDGPAAFLDILAPPYDPQHGRDCHYYRLLEGPPPGAGAEQPGLPREVWLMETPQASDFWCGGEPYPGPRVCL is encoded by the coding sequence ATGCCCCGGGACAACATGGCCTCCCTGATCCAGCGGGTGGCGCGGCAGGCGCGCATCACCTTCCGCAGTCCGGCGGGGCCGGCCTTCGGGGAGAACCTGCAccggctgcagcagctgctggacgAGGTGCGCGCCGAAGACTTGCACTTGGcgccgcgggggccggcggcggcggcggcggcggcgggcggggggctcCCGTGGGCCGGCGTGGTGCCGCCCGTCAGCTACATGCACATCTGCGAGACGGAGAGCTTCAGCATGGGCGTGTTCCTGCTGCGGAGCGGCGCCTGCATCCCGCTGCACGACCACCCGGGCATGAACGGCATGCTGAAGGTGCTCTACGGCACGCTGCGCATCGCCTGCATGGACACGCtaccccccgccgccgccgccccgccgcccgccgccgggccctgCCACCGCGCCCTGTTCCGCTCCCGCCAGCACTACACGCCGGCCTCCCCGCCCTGCCTGCTCTCGCCGCACACCGACAACCTCCACCAGATCGACGCCGTGGACGGGCCCGCCGCCTTCCTCGACATCCTGGCGCCGCCCTACGACCCCCAGCACGGCCGGGACTGCCACTACTACCGCCTCCTGGaggggccgccgccgggggctGGCGCCGAGCAGCCCGGGCTGCCGCGGGAGGTGTGGCTGATGGAGACCCCGCAGGCCTCCGACTTCTGGTGCGGGGGCGAGCCCTACCCCGGGCCCCGCGTCTGCctctga
- the EGR2 gene encoding E3 SUMO-protein ligase EGR2 yields MMTAKAVDKIPVTLGGFVHQLPESIYPADDISAALPTSVAIFPNADLAGPFDQMSGVAGDGMINVDMGDKRALDLPYGGGFAPSAPASRNQTFTYMGKFSIDPQYPGAGCYPEGIINIVSAGILQGVSTPSSAASSASSAASSASSSATAASAASPNPLAGALGCTMAQGQPADLEHLYSPPPPPYSGCGDLYPQDPSSAFLPAAGGGALPFPPPPSYPSPKAAAADGGLFTMIPEYGGFFPPPQCQRELHAGPDRKPFPCPLDSLRVPPPLTPLSTIRNFTMGAPPAGAAPGSAPGGGGEGAGAGARLPAGAYSPHHLPLRPILRPRKYPNRPSKTPVHERPYPCPAEGCDRRFSRSDELTRHIRIHTGHKPFQCRICMRNFSRSDHLTTHIRTHTGEKPFACDFCGRKFARSDERKRHTKIHLRQKERKGAAAAAAGGCPQPGGGSGAAALVPCAARTRTP; encoded by the exons aTGATGACCGCCAAGGCGGTGGACAAGATCCCGGTGACCCTCGGCGGGTTTGTGCACCAGCTCCCCGAGAGCATTTACCCCGCGGACGACATCTCCGCTGCGCTGCCAACTTCGGTCGCGATCTTCCCCAATGCCGACCTGGCGGGGCCGTTTGACCAGATGAGCGGTGTGGCAGGAG acggCATGATCAATGTGGACATGGGCGACAAGCGGGCCCTGGACCTGCCCTACGGCGGCGGCTTCGCGCCCAGCGCCCCGGCCTCCCGCAACCAGACCTTCACCTACATGGGCAAATTCTCCATCGACCCGCAGTACCCCGGCGCCGGCTGCTACCCCGAGGGCATCATCAACATCGTGAGCGCGGGGATCCTGCAGGGGGTCAGCACGCcctcctccgccgcctcctccgcctcctccgccgcctcctccgcctcctcctcggccaccgccgcctccgccgcctcccCCAACCCGCTGGCCGGGGCCCTCGGCTGCACCATGGCGCAGGGCCAGCCGGCCGACCTGGAGCACCTCtactcgccgccgccgccgccctatTCGGGCTGCGGCGACCTGTACCCGCAAGACCCCTCCTCGGCCTTcctgcccgccgccggcggcggggcgctgcCTTTCCCCCCGCCGCCCTCCTACCCCTCCccgaaggcggcggcggccgacGGTGGGCTCTTCACCATGATCCCCGAGTACGGCGGCTTCTTCCCGCCGCCCCAGTGCCAGCGGGAGCTGCACGCCGGCCCCGACCGCaagcccttcccctgccccctcgACTCGCTCCGCGTCCCGCCGCCCCTCACGCCGCTCTCCACCATCCGCAACTTCACCATGGGGGCGCCCCCGGCGGGCGCCGCCCCCGGCAGTgctcccggcggcgggggcgagggcgcGGGCGCGGGCGCCCGGCTTCCCGCCGGCGCCTACAGCCCGCATCACCTGCCGCTGCGGCCCATCCTGCGGCCCCGCAAGTACCCCAACCGGCCCAGCAAGACGCCGGTCCACGAGCGGCCCTACCCCTGCCCCGCCGAGGGCTGCGACCGCCGCTTCTCCCGCTCCGACGAGCTCACCCGGCACATCCGCATCCACACGGGCCACAAGCCCTTCCAGTGCCGCATCTGCATGCGGAACTTCAGCCGCAGCGACCACCTCACCACCCACATCCGCACGCACACCGGCGAGAAGCCCTTCGCCTGCGACTTCTGCGGCAGGAAGTTCGCCCGCTCCGACGAGAGGAAGCGGCACACCAAGATCCACCTGCGCCAGAAGGAGCGGaaaggagccgccgccgccgccgccggcgggtgcccgcagcccggcggcgggagcggcgccgCCGCCCTGGTCCCCTGCGCGGCGCGGACGCGGACGCCCTGA